The genomic DNA GATGAGCTTTATACATTCTCAAAGGATTTCACTAAGGGTGGTAATTACGGATTCCTTGCACTTTGGGATAACTTCTACTTTGCAAATGCAATCATGGCTGCAAACGGTGGTTACGTATTCGACCGTACAGACGAAGGACTTGATGCAAGTAATATCGGTCTAAATAACGAAGGGGCCGTAGATGGCGCTGAATACATCCAGAAATGGTATGAAGAGGGCTTGTTCCCGAAAGGAATTGTTGGTGAAAACGGCGGTGCGGCGATGGATGGATTGTTCAACGAAGGTAAAGTCGCTTCTGTCATGAACGGACCATGGGCTTTCAAAGGCATGAAGGATGCAGGGATTGAGATCGGTGTCGCTCCACTTCCTGAATTGCCGAATGGTGAATATCCACAAACCTTCATCGGTGTAAAAGGATGGCATGTATCAGCTTATTCTGAAAACAAAGAATGGGCTACAAAACTTGTCGAGTGGCTTACAAACGCTGAAAATGCAAAGATTCGTTACGAAAAAACTGGTGAAATTCCTCCAGTCAACTCGTTGATTGAAGATCCGATCATTGCTGACAATGAAGGGGCAAAAGCTGTGGCAGTCCAATCGCAACGTGGTACACCTATGCCGAACATCCCTCAAATGGGTCAAGTTTGGGAGCCGATGGCGAACGCTCTTCAGTTGATCGTAACAGGAAAACAAGAACCGAAGCCAGCACTTGAAGATGCAACGAAAACGATCAAGCAACAAATTGAAGCGACAGGCGCTGGAAACTAAGACGTTTGAAAATGAGGCGGTACCTCCGAACCGGGGTACTGCTTCAACTTTATTAACCGACGTAAATAAAGAGCTTACCAAGCTTCACCTATCGCCAAAAGCTTGATCAATTGATTATCAGGATAGAAAGGACAAGGAGCATTTATGACTGACAAGACTTCAAAGGCAACGAAACATCGGAAAAGAGCATTGTTCTTGTCCCTCATTCCCGGTTTTGGGCAGCTTTATAACCGGCAATATTTAAAAGCCCTTGCATTCATCATTTTAACTTTCTCTTTCATCATTGCGTTTAAAGACTTGCTCAACATGGGTCTTTGGGGGATTGTGACCCTTGGGGAAAAGCTCCCTCGGGATCACTCCATTTTTTTGATGGTAGAAGGGATCATTGCAATTCTTGTCCTTGCCATTGGACTAGGTGTATATGCTTTGAACCTTTATGATGCTTATGTAAATGGGAAGAAGAGGGATTCAGGACTTCGGCTGCATTCCATCAGGGAGCAATATCGGAACGTCGTCGATACCGGCTTTCCTTATTTGATGCTTTCACCAGGTGTATTTTTACTGATTTTCGTCGTTATTTTTCCAATCCTATTCGTTATTTTGCTGGCATTCACGAACTATGATCTCTATCACTCACCTCCTGCTAAATTAGTGGATTGGATCGGCATTCAGAACTTCATCGATATTTTCAAACTGGATATTTGGAGAAAGACATTCTTCAGTGTCCTTTCATGGACGATTATCTGGACATTCGTCGCTACGACAATCCAGATCGCCATCGGGATTTTCTTGGCGGTGTTATTGAATCAGAAGGACTTGAGGTTCAAAAAGCTGTTCAGGACGATCTTAATTTTACCTTGGGCGATTCCAGCCTTCGTATCTATTCTCGTATTTGCTGGTATGTTCAATGAATCCTTTGGCGCAATCAATAATGATGTGCTCGCTTTATTCGGCATTGATCCGATTCCATGGTTGACCAGTCCATTCTGGGCAAAAGTTGCGCTTATCCTCATCCAGTCATGGTTAGGATTCCCGTTCATCTTCGCGATGGTTACGGGGGTACTGCAATCCATTCCAGAGGAACAATACGAAGCAGCTACTGTAGACGGAGCAACCATGCTCCAGAAATTCAGAACCATAACGCTACCGATGATTTTATACGCAATTGCACCGATTCTCATTACCCAATACACTTTCAATTTCAACAACTTCAATGTCATCTTCCTGTTCAATGGGGGAGGTCCGCCAATGCCGGGTCAGACAGCAGGTTCGACGGATATCCTTATCTCATGGATTTACAGTCTGACATTGGAGTCGAAGCAATATGCGAAAGCAGCAGCCATAACGATGGTCCTTTCCGTAATTGTCGTATCAGTTGCGTTATGGCAATTCCGCAGGACGAAATCGTTCAAAGAGGAGGATATGATCTAACATGAGCATGAAAAAACAGAAGTTGATCCGACTCACCTTATCCTATATCGCCATTTTCATTGCGCTTACGATCGTGATCTATCCTGTCCTTTGGATCGTAGGATCATCGTTCAATCCAGGAAACAGTCTGTCTGGATCAACGATCATTCCGAAGAACGCCACACTGAATCACTACAAGGAACTGTTCGATCTTGATCAGAGCAAATACTTGATTTGGTATTGGAACACATTGAAGATTTGTACAATAACGATGGTCCTTTCGGTTACGATGATTGCCTTGATGGGTTATACCTTCTCAAGATATCGTTTTGTCGGTCGGAAAAATGGTTTGATGACGTTCTTGATTTTACAAATGATTCCTAACTTCGCAGCGTTGATCGCCATCTATGTCCTTGCGGTGGTTACGAAGTTGATTGATACCCACTTAGCCTTGATTCTCCTGTATACAGGTGGATTGCTGCCAATGAATACATGGTTAGCGAAGGGATACTTTGATACCATTCCGAAAGAATTGGATGAGTCAGCTCGAATTGATGGTGCTGGACACTTCAGGATTTTCTGGCAGATCATCCTACCATTAGCTAAACCGATTTTAGCTGTCATCGCTTTGTTCAGCTTCATCACGCCGTTTGCGGACTTCATCCTTGCCAAAATCATTCTTAGAAGTGAAGAAAAGTATACGCTTGCAGTTGGCCTTTACAATCTTGTTGCCAAACAGTTCGGGGCTGAGTTTACGAAATTCGCAGCGGGAGCGGTATTGATTGCGATTCCGATTTCCTTGCTCTTCTTATCCCTCCAACGTTATCTGATCTCTGGATTGACAGCCGGGGGTACAAAAGGATAATAGGGAGTTTTGGCGCAACTTTTGAACATGCTTCCCTAAATCATGGTAAAATGAAACTAGAAGAACCAACAGGAGGATGCGTACATGGGAATTACGATTAAAGATGTAGCTAAACTCGCGAATGTAGCTCCTTCTACAGTATCTCGAGTGATTGCGAACAATCCGCGGATCAGTGAAGATACGAAGCGCAGGGTTCGTGAAGCGATGGATTATTTAGGCTACCATCCGAACTTCACGGCAAGAAGCCTCGCGAATCGCAGTTCACGTGCAATTGGAATTGTAATGCCGAGCTCAGCTGAAAAAGCCTTTCAGAACCCGTTTTTCCCTGAGGTTTTACGGGGAATCAGCACGAAAGCTCATGAGCAGGAATATACGTTATTAATGTCAACGGGTACCACTGAGGATGAAATATACCGGGCTGTTGTCGGAATGGTACAAGGGCGAAGAGTCGATGGTATTGTATTGCTCTATTCAAGAGTGGATGATCGGATCATGAATTATCTGTTTGAACAGAAATTTCCATTCACTGTTGTAGGTAAGCCTTATAAGCACGATGATCTAATTAATCACGTCGACAATGATAACTTCCGTGCTTCCAAAGAATTGACTGAGTTCCACATTCAAAATGGGCACGAGCGTATCGGTTTTGTAGGAGGAAGCTTAAGCCTTGTCGTAACGACGGACCGTTTGCTCGGTTATGAAAAAGCGTTGCAGAATGCAAAGATTCCTTATCGAAGCGAATATGTCATCCATGCTGATTTTGCTGTAGAAGAAGGACGTAAAGCCGTATCGTCCTTAATGAACTTGGATGACCCGCCAACCGCACTTGTCGTGACGGATGATCTTATGGCTCTTGGCGTTTTGAGGATGTTGGATGATATGGGCATGCGTGTACCAGAAGATGTCTCTGTCTCCAGTTTCAACAATGCAATGATTGCTGAACTGGCAACACCGTCTCTGACATCTGTTGATATCAACATTTACGAATTGGGGTATCAAGCAGCCGATACGTTGCTTCATTCCATTGAACAACCTGAAGCATCACCTCGAATCATCAAGGTCAATCATCATATCATCCGAAGACAATCGAGCGGAAAAAACAAACAATAAAAGATCAATTCATTCAGGGGCGACGCATACCAAATAGTTAAATGGTATGCGTCGTCTTGTTTCGTTATTGATATTGCGATGTAATCACGGACTCTCTGACCCCGCTGCGCCTCGATTTTCCTGAAGGATTTATCCACTAACTATGGAAGTGTTATGTTAACGAAATCCTGAGAGGTGTGCATCGATGTCGATTCATTCATTTCCGTTTCCGTTCTCCAAAGAAGAGTATGCGTATTCCAATAATTCTTCATTACTCGATCCACCATGGATGATTACGGTTACGGACGATTATAAAAAAGAGATTATGTTGAAGCGGAAACTGTTGCAACAAAATCATGACCGTTGCTTCAGATCGCTTCCGATATCACTGGAATCACAATGGGAAGTGTTGCGTCTCGTCCTACATCAATTAGCCGAGGCGTATCCTTCACATTTTTCACTTTCCCAAAACGGCAAGGAATTCAAGTTCCAGAATCATCTTTTAGAGGAAGAAGTGCAATTTGTATTCCGAGACAACGCTTCGATTGATTTGGAACCGTTGGATATTGTCGGCCGTCATGTACAGGAAGATCTCATATTGATGGGTGATCGTAGTGACGGATTATTTTTAGAAGCTGGTCAATTGTGTTTTCCATCGAATTGGTCGCTGACGTTCGTCCTCGGAATGGAATTTAAGTCCATTCATTACCCCGTACCAGGAATTAAAGACAGCGGTTTTATTGAAAAGGTGGAACGCTTCATTTCTAGAATCGGACCAAATACCGCATGGGAACGTAAAAATTGGTCGATTACCATATCGGAAAAGCTTGATACCCCACTGGAAACCTATGCGGATTGGGGGAGATTGAGGAAAGAAGTCACGCATGAGAATGCTGGAGAAATGGTGCATCTCAGAGTAGAAGTACAGAGGCTGTATCGTCTGCCAATCAATCATGACATCCTCTTTTCAATTCATACGTACCTTTTATCACTTGAGGAACTCGTGCAGCATGAGCAATGGTTAAAGATGTTTTATGAAAATATCAGGACATTGTCTTCTGATATTGCGGATTACAAAGGTATTTCTCAGTATAAAGATGAGGTCATTCATTTTCTTGAAAAAACAATGGATGACAAAGAGAAGATGATTCGATGAACAAAAGGACGATTATTTTAACAGATCAAGAGAATCGAGAACGAGCACAGTCAAGGAAAAGAGAAATTGAACAAGAAGGCTGTCATTGTACCATCTATCAGTTGGATGAACGAATAGAATTAAAAGAACTTCTTTCTAGCCAGCCTCTTGGAACGAAGGTGGTTATTCTGGCAGACGACAACGTGCAAACCTTACGCCAGCTTACAAAAGCAGTCGGGTTCACGAATAGGGACATCACAGTGGTTCAAGGAGAACATGAATCGTCGCGGATTTTCTGTTCCCAGTGTCATCACATACAAAAAGTTCCCAGATATCAGGAGTATCAATGTAGCAATTGTCAGAACCACATTGAACCTTCCGATCATTTTTCGGCTTTTCATCAAGCCTACCTGGGATACCCAGTTTTTAAATAAAGGAATGAATACGTCCATGCAAAGAACCTATCAACTTAGAGTAGTGAAAACAGAACAAGTCACCCCGACAATAAAATCTTTTACGCTGACTTCTGAGCGAGCTAAGCTCCCTGGCTTTGGGGCAGGGGCACATCTATCACTCAAGCTTCCGATGGGGCTCAGGCAATATTCCCTTATTAATGATCCGTTTCAGGAAAAAAGTGAATTCACGATTGCCGTGAAAAATGTGGGGACGAAGGAAGGGGGTTCGGCCTTCCTTCATCATCATGTCCATACAGGGGATGTCATTGAAGCATCAGGACCTGAAAATTTCTTCCCCGTCCGGACAGAAGCAAGGCACCATTTACTCTTGGCAGCAGGAATCGGAATCACCCCATTTTTATCAATGATGGCCTTTTTGAAAGGGATGAATCAGCCTTTTGAACTTCATTATTCAGGATCGAGTGAACATGAATGTGCGTTTTACTCCACCATTAAAGAAAACTATCCTGATGAATCCACCTTTTATTTCATGAAAAGAGAACAGAAAGAAAGAGAGCTAAAGAAGGTGCTCGAGGATCAACCCGTTGGAACACATATTTACATATGTGGGCCCTCATCCTTTATGGATACTTATCTTTCCTATTGTAAAAATCTTGGTTATCCAGATGAAAATCTCCACTCTGAGCGATTTCGACCGGCGAAAATCACACAGAAGCCATATCCCTTTTCGGTTACCGAAAAGAATACAGGGAAAACTGTTCAAGTCCAGTCAAACCAAAGCTTATTGGAGGCACTTCGTGAAGAGGGGATTCCGGTTCCGTATGCTTGTCGAATGGGTGTCTGTGGTACATGTGAAGTGAACGTATGTAACGGTGAAGTGATCCATCATGATACCTTTTTGACAGAAGATGAACGGAAGGAAAAGATGCTGACTTGTGTATCCCGGGGTAAGGGGCATCTCTCTGTAAGGGTATGAATCACTGCCTCAACAATCCTTCCAATACACGGCGGAATGGTTGCTTATTTCGGGCAGTTTCCATTTCGGAGAATGGACAGCCGACTTGTTTGATCCGCTCAAGGACGTCATGCATGGAATAACGTTCGGGCCTTACTTTTTCGTCCACTTCATGCCAATAGAGAGGAGTCGCGACGAGTGCTTCATCAACCCCTCTTAATGAATACGGAGCAATGATTGTTTTTCCTTCAGCATGCTGTAGAAAGTCAATATAACACTTCGATCCCCTGTTTTCTTTTAACCGCTCGATTGTGAAGTCACCGGGAAACTGATTCACCAGATATTCAGCAATGAACTTGGTGAACACCCGTGTGTCATCATAGGAAAAGGTATCCCGCTGTAGTGGGATATAGATTTGCAAGCCTTTGTTTCCTGATGTCTTGACAAAACCCTTCAATTCGAGACGGTCGAGGATTTTTTTGATTTCGATGGCGGCTTTAACGGCGAGATGGAAATGATTCCTTGATGGTGGATCCAGGTCAAACACGATTTCAGTTGGAAAAGGAGAATCAATCGTATTGAATGGAATATGAAATTCTAGGGCGAGTTGGTTCCCTAACCAAAGAAGGGTGGCAAGCTCATTACATACGATATAGTTGATTTTGTCATCTGATTTGGTTTGAACAAATTCCGGAGCATAATCCGGACAGTTCTTCTGATAGAAGAAATCATCATACATTCCATGAGGATAACGTTTCACAGTCAGAAACCGGTCTGATAAGAATGGGAGCATGCGCTTGTGGACTTCAATCAAGTACTGAAGATAGGCTTGTTTGGTGATGTCCTTCTCAGGATACAAAACTTTATCCAGGCTTGTAACTTGAATCGTATGTTCACCGATTTTCAATTCTCCATTTGCTTCTGAAGTGCTTCCCATGTGCAATCCTCCCAATGGATATCCAATCTGAACTGGATGAATCTCGGATGTCTTAACTGCATCTGGTACAATTCAAGAAACTCCAACTCCACACAGATTCGCGGGTTTACTGTGATCCGATTCCCGGTTTTACCCACCTGATTCTTTTTAACGATTTGAATCAACGCTTCCCGTTCTTTTCCTTCGAGTCCATGCGAAAATAATCCAATCGGCTGTACCTTGTCGTCCAGTAAAATTCCGACATGAACATACCCGTTCCCTTCATCAAATCCTATCACGATAAAAATGGATCGATAGAGTCGTTTGACCTTCAACCAGTCATTGGTGCGTTTCCCCGCCAGCCACAGACTATTTTTCCTCTTTGCGACCACACCTTCGCCT from Pseudalkalibacillus sp. SCS-8 includes the following:
- a CDS encoding DUF3445 domain-containing protein is translated as MSIHSFPFPFSKEEYAYSNNSSLLDPPWMITVTDDYKKEIMLKRKLLQQNHDRCFRSLPISLESQWEVLRLVLHQLAEAYPSHFSLSQNGKEFKFQNHLLEEEVQFVFRDNASIDLEPLDIVGRHVQEDLILMGDRSDGLFLEAGQLCFPSNWSLTFVLGMEFKSIHYPVPGIKDSGFIEKVERFISRIGPNTAWERKNWSITISEKLDTPLETYADWGRLRKEVTHENAGEMVHLRVEVQRLYRLPINHDILFSIHTYLLSLEELVQHEQWLKMFYENIRTLSSDIADYKGISQYKDEVIHFLEKTMDDKEKMIR
- a CDS encoding extracellular solute-binding protein, yielding MLKKFLNVSLTAGLAVSMLAACGPQDDGEGSSEKKEPSDKPEELVVWEDKEKGVALEPAIKSFEEKYGIKVTFRELGMADEIREQLPLDAPAGTGPDVLTLPHDQIGSMATQGLLAPLDVDQKVIDTFTESSIQAQTFEGELYGLPKATETPVFIYNKALMDKAPETFDELYTFSKDFTKGGNYGFLALWDNFYFANAIMAANGGYVFDRTDEGLDASNIGLNNEGAVDGAEYIQKWYEEGLFPKGIVGENGGAAMDGLFNEGKVASVMNGPWAFKGMKDAGIEIGVAPLPELPNGEYPQTFIGVKGWHVSAYSENKEWATKLVEWLTNAENAKIRYEKTGEIPPVNSLIEDPIIADNEGAKAVAVQSQRGTPMPNIPQMGQVWEPMANALQLIVTGKQEPKPALEDATKTIKQQIEATGAGN
- a CDS encoding sugar ABC transporter permease, translating into MTDKTSKATKHRKRALFLSLIPGFGQLYNRQYLKALAFIILTFSFIIAFKDLLNMGLWGIVTLGEKLPRDHSIFLMVEGIIAILVLAIGLGVYALNLYDAYVNGKKRDSGLRLHSIREQYRNVVDTGFPYLMLSPGVFLLIFVVIFPILFVILLAFTNYDLYHSPPAKLVDWIGIQNFIDIFKLDIWRKTFFSVLSWTIIWTFVATTIQIAIGIFLAVLLNQKDLRFKKLFRTILILPWAIPAFVSILVFAGMFNESFGAINNDVLALFGIDPIPWLTSPFWAKVALILIQSWLGFPFIFAMVTGVLQSIPEEQYEAATVDGATMLQKFRTITLPMILYAIAPILITQYTFNFNNFNVIFLFNGGGPPMPGQTAGSTDILISWIYSLTLESKQYAKAAAITMVLSVIVVSVALWQFRRTKSFKEEDMI
- the ligD gene encoding non-homologous end-joining DNA ligase; translated protein: MGSTSEANGELKIGEHTIQVTSLDKVLYPEKDITKQAYLQYLIEVHKRMLPFLSDRFLTVKRYPHGMYDDFFYQKNCPDYAPEFVQTKSDDKINYIVCNELATLLWLGNQLALEFHIPFNTIDSPFPTEIVFDLDPPSRNHFHLAVKAAIEIKKILDRLELKGFVKTSGNKGLQIYIPLQRDTFSYDDTRVFTKFIAEYLVNQFPGDFTIERLKENRGSKCYIDFLQHAEGKTIIAPYSLRGVDEALVATPLYWHEVDEKVRPERYSMHDVLERIKQVGCPFSEMETARNKQPFRRVLEGLLRQ
- a CDS encoding PDR/VanB family oxidoreductase, whose protein sequence is MGLRQYSLINDPFQEKSEFTIAVKNVGTKEGGSAFLHHHVHTGDVIEASGPENFFPVRTEARHHLLLAAGIGITPFLSMMAFLKGMNQPFELHYSGSSEHECAFYSTIKENYPDESTFYFMKREQKERELKKVLEDQPVGTHIYICGPSSFMDTYLSYCKNLGYPDENLHSERFRPAKITQKPYPFSVTEKNTGKTVQVQSNQSLLEALREEGIPVPYACRMGVCGTCEVNVCNGEVIHHDTFLTEDERKEKMLTCVSRGKGHLSVRV
- a CDS encoding sugar ABC transporter permease, whose protein sequence is MSMKKQKLIRLTLSYIAIFIALTIVIYPVLWIVGSSFNPGNSLSGSTIIPKNATLNHYKELFDLDQSKYLIWYWNTLKICTITMVLSVTMIALMGYTFSRYRFVGRKNGLMTFLILQMIPNFAALIAIYVLAVVTKLIDTHLALILLYTGGLLPMNTWLAKGYFDTIPKELDESARIDGAGHFRIFWQIILPLAKPILAVIALFSFITPFADFILAKIILRSEEKYTLAVGLYNLVAKQFGAEFTKFAAGAVLIAIPISLLFLSLQRYLISGLTAGGTKG
- a CDS encoding LacI family DNA-binding transcriptional regulator; this translates as MGITIKDVAKLANVAPSTVSRVIANNPRISEDTKRRVREAMDYLGYHPNFTARSLANRSSRAIGIVMPSSAEKAFQNPFFPEVLRGISTKAHEQEYTLLMSTGTTEDEIYRAVVGMVQGRRVDGIVLLYSRVDDRIMNYLFEQKFPFTVVGKPYKHDDLINHVDNDNFRASKELTEFHIQNGHERIGFVGGSLSLVVTTDRLLGYEKALQNAKIPYRSEYVIHADFAVEEGRKAVSSLMNLDDPPTALVVTDDLMALGVLRMLDDMGMRVPEDVSVSSFNNAMIAELATPSLTSVDINIYELGYQAADTLLHSIEQPEASPRIIKVNHHIIRRQSSGKNKQ